TGTTTAGATGCCACACAAGCTCTTTTCCTTCTACATATCTTGGTCTTCCTTTCTGTGTTGGCAAGTGGATAAATCATTTGTGGGATAAGGTTGTTGAAAGGATGGAAAGGAAGTTCTTGAGATGGAAGAGCTGTCACTTTTCTTGGGATGTTGGTTAACTCTCATCAAAGTTGCATGTCTTTTTAAATGCCCGAAGTCTATTTTTGGGGGAGGGAGAAATTGAGATGGGACTTTCTATGACAAGGATCTGAGGAAAATCGTAAGTTTCATCTGCGTAGTTGGGATAAGGTGTGCAAACCTTTCGAGGGAGGGGGAGCAGGAGTCAAGAAACTAGAGCATATGAATCTTGCGTTGCTTGGCAAGTGGTTGTGGAGGTTTGGATTTGAAGGCGGCGGGTTATGGGGAGCAGTAATTGCTTCGAAATATGGGGTTAAGGAGGGAAACTAGTTGGACTAAAGAGTTTTCTCTTTATGGGCAAGGTATTTTGCAACTGTAACGGAGGCCATAATGGCCGCCATttttacctttacgatacgggccaTAATGGtagttacagttttttttttttttaattttaattattgaaaaaaaaaatgaaaaacttgtATCGGCCTCGTGATGGATTGTTACGAGCCATTTTTTCTGCAACGGTCGTTGCGACCCCGTAACGTGGAACGGTTTcccatgttttaaatattgacgatatcgatcgatatatcccatgatatatcttgtatcccacctgtgcgatacgaaacgcataggtagCGTCGATATACCCtgcatgttcgatctggtgaaaattttcaatttccaatccctttttttttttgttgaaattatgttcaaTCAGTGTTAAATGCTTTTAAatacattggttcttcatgttttgcttgaaaaatcatggagttggagctttgattttgacatccattggttcttcatgttcttaatgtttttttttttttcaaaaatttccttcaactaaCTATCAATTGAGTCTAATTTCGCAGTATttaaagtatttgatgaaatgattatcacatacactaatttagaaatttgagtgtaggcggtccaatttgggagaatttcaaaatttccccaatttctcccaaattgcttgcaatgttgcactccaagcatgaaatcaagcatgtatgagggatgatctactgatttgttaaatccttgtcaattttctaaaaattaaaatcgttttaattaaaaattaataaaatatatatatatttaaaatttttcctttaaccagttgtcaattatgactaattttgaagtatttaggagtgtttgatgaaatgatcatcacgtaaactctaaatgttatgttttCAATTTGAATGTAGTTGCAATATTTCAGTCAAataatgcatagcttaggaccctatacaaagaaaacccattatgtacacttcttttttaagatgttataatttaaaagtgtgtattaaggtattttttttttttttaacaatccctgaagtttcattgaaaaattcaaccatttccccaatgttttcctgtgtttcccaaaaagtgcgataaattacctgatacaaatgatatatcttgtgcgataaccgatacatatctatatcccaaggatgcgatatgtaacgcaatactgatatttcgaacaccgaCGGTTtctaccgttacctttacgtaacagcctttatTGTCTCGTAACGGCCATCACAACACGATGTTTATAGGGCCTCTGCAGTGTGGGAAGGGATTGCTGGTTGGGCTTGCAAGTTTGAGGATGACATCGAATTCTGTCTAGTAGGATCCAGTTTTGGGAAGATAGTTGGACCGGTGAAAGGGCGGTTTGTGTGGAGTTCCTGACATTAGCCAAATTATGTTCAGAAAAAGAATATTCTCGTTGCTCGATTTGCATGATCCAGCGTAAATGTTGTTTGGTCTCCCTTGTGTCGAAGAAACTTGTCAGATGAAGAAGCCGAGGAGTACAGCTTGCTATTGACGCATCTTCTCCATCTCTAGGAGGTTGCGATACTTTGGTGTGTCAGCGTCAGGAAGGTTCTCAGTCTGGTTCTTCTACTGGCTTATTATCAGATATCCCTTTGGGAATCAAGGTGCTCACGCTTCTCTCCTATGGCACTATCGGGCTCCTCCTAAGGTGGCGGCTTTCAATTGGTTGGTAGGCAAAAAGAAGGTGCTCACTATTGATAACCTTTAAAAGAGGAGAATGGTGATCCCAAACATTTGTGTAGTGCATGCTTGATGCGGAATTCGATTtaccatctcttcatccattgcctGTTCACTAGAGGGTGGGGGTGTTCTTTCTCAAAGCCTTCCAAATGTCATGGGTTTTGTCGGGTTCAGTTGAGTCTTCTTGTAGCGTGGGATGGGGGAGGGTGAGGTGTGAGGGAAAAAATGGAGGGCATTTCGGAGGCTTGCCCTTTTGGCTGGTTTTCGGGCACTGTGGGGGTAGAGGAATAGTTGGTGTTTTCAAAATAGGAGTGGGACAGAGTTGGATGTCTTTTGTGGGGCCAAGTTTAATATTTTGAGCTGCTTATCATGTTTTGACTTTTGAGGCCCTTCTAGTGTCTCCTTTGTCCTTTCTGGCTTAGCTGTTGCAGTTTTATTCTTTTGGCTTTGAGTTTCATTTTGGCTTTATAATAAAATTCATCATTTTtcagaggtggggacaccctgtgtcttcaaaaaaaataaaataaaataaaaatcatcatttttcaaaaaagtTTGGATCAAATTTCAGCACATTGTTGCAGGATTTTGAGGGAGCAAGGATGATAATTTGCAGAAAATGGCGCATAAACAGAGTGAGGGAGGAAAGATTTGGAAGTCTGTCCATTACAAACTGGGGACCAGTACGGCTCTGTCCCCAGTCAACTCCATGCAACATTGTAGTCAAGGGCTCTGGGTTGTCACTGAGGCTACAACTGCCTGTGTACATAGAGCGTAGTCAGTTGCCCAAAGGTCCTATATAATTGTGCAGGCATTGCCTGACACCGGAAAACTGCTCATGAACCTGCACCTAGCTTAACCATGTCATTGCTCGAGGTTTAATATGTGATTTTTATGCATAAACTATCAACGAGAATTGGAAAGATAAGACTGTGAAAATGCTGCCTTTGCCATGTAATTTCTACAATTGTTTatctgttcttttttttttttttccctgatgCAGGTATCACTCACATAGCAACGACTACCTGGAAATTTGTCGTAGCTACAAGTCAATATATGAGATCCCATCTGTGAAAGATGATCCTTCACAGTGGATTCCGGTAATTGCAgctatcctctttttttttccttcttcttttttctttctttttttcccctcCCTCAGGCTTTTGAAATTCTCATTTGAGATTCTTAACTTGTAGCTCCTAAGGAAAATTTGCTGGTATTTAGTGCTGTCGCCATATGATCCGATGCAATCAAGCCTTCTGAACTCTACACTGGAAGATAAAAATCTTTCCGAAATTCCAAATTTCCGGTATGATTTTAATGGACTGATTTACTGCCTCTTCTTGAATGCATTCCTGCTTTTATGTCATGAAATTATCCAGATGTCATCCATCAAATATCTTCTGATGCATGCCTGTCCGTCCTGTTGTTGGATGGATGCACCACCTCAGCGTGCTATTAAAGAAGCTGATTACAATGGAGGTGATCCAGTGGACGGCTCTTTGGGAGACATATAAGGATGAGTTTGAGAATGAGAAGAATATGCTTGGAGGTTCTTTATGTGACAAGGCAGCAGAAGATCTTCGACAAAGAATAATTGAACATGTAAATCAGCTTATCTGATCCCTTCCcaaccccaccccccccccccccccacacacacacacacacacaccctcttttctttcttctggaAGCCTTTCCTCTATTAATGTCTGGTTTCTATTTTTCAGAACATCCTGGTTGTGTCAAAATATTATTCAAGGATTACATTGAAAAGGCTTGCAGAGCTGTTGTGCCTAAGCTTACAGGTCTGTTACCTTCACTTTGTTGGAAATGATCTTTTATGTGTATATTTCTTTCCATTGTGTTAATTATTCATATATCCTCACAATGTAGCCATCCACATATGCATGTGTACGTGCACATTATTTCAGCTATGCTATGATAATATAATCTTtgtcatagagagagagagacagatttGGGTACAATTTGATGAGCAGTTATGTTGAGAGATTCGTCATGCAGTTATTAGATGCAAGACAAATGAAgctttttatttgttttattggCAAAATAAATCCGTATACAAGTATTATAAATGGCTATCCTAGAGCTTGGCATTCTACAATGTATCCGATCTCTCTCCATATATACTCCACCGATGCAGCTGTaaaattcaaatcaaacctgtgAGAGCTCCAATTTCTGTAATTGGGAATTTGTGAGGGATATGATTGTTGGGAATTTGTCAGGGATATGATTGTCAGGAATATGGGACATTGTCGGTTTTCTGGGTTTTGGAGATGTGCTGCATGCTTAACAAAATTCAAAGTGGGTTTCCCGTAGGATTGTCCATTGAATTCCATTATTTGTATGTAATAAGATCTTTCAGGAATGCAAGGAAGTGGCTTCACTTATCTCAATTGATGATAGAGTAGTTTGGCAACGGTTAAAATTTACGCATGTTTTGAGCCCATGTCTATCTGCTTTTTATCTCAGGAAGCAGAGAAACACCTCTCAGAGATGGTCGTCTCGAAGTCTTTGGTAGCAAAGATCGACAGGCCAATGGGGATAGTATGCTTTCAGGTAGCCAAGGACAGCAATGACGTCCTCAACTCTTGGGCGATGAACTTGGAGAAGCTACTTGACCTTGTTGAGAAGAGCTGCCATCAGATACACAAGGAAACCATGGTTCATAAGGCTGCCCTCAAAGTCTAGTTGCCAATTTCAAAATCCCAAGGTAACTGGAAAAAAAGAGGAAGCCGCTTTCACTAGACCTTAggatcaagataatgatgatttggTTCTTAGTTTTGCAGGTCGATTCTAGTGCGCACGTTATTTCCTATTTGTTTTGGTTGGGATgtgtcattttattttattttttaatatttctttgtttccttttcttttcttaaatttTAAATCATCAATGTCCGAGGATGCAAAAACCTTATGGATCAGCAAGAAGGGACGTTGAATCTTAAATGGCTCTTCCTAGTCAGACAGATGCAGATGAACCTACGAATGTTGTATACAAACACTGAGGTTTTGCCACTGTATTGGTGAAATTGGAATTCGATTTACTTGAGATGGAGAGTCATCTTTCAGGTTTATTTAGTTGCTGTTATGATATTCTCGGTCTAATTTTTTCTCCAAAATAAAAGAGATGTTATATCTCAcgaggtattatacaatgctctGGTGGAAAGTTTGTATTGTGTTATTGTATTTCAGTTTGTGCTGGGGCTATGATTCATCATACGGGCAATCAATGACTTGATattattggcccatttgatggctCATGAACCAAAGATCCTGACTTGTGCCAACAAACAAGCAGTTACTAAAGTGATTTCCAAAAGagtaaaaaagaaacaaagaaagaaaagaagcatCAGATTTTTGGTAGCTAGGTTCTTTCGATCTTGGGCTTGGTAGGTTCGACAATTGATtacaattagaaaaaaaaaaagttcaataaTTGATCTAAACTGGCATCATCCAGGGCAAACCTTTGATTGTGTCTCTCAGCAAT
This region of Magnolia sinica isolate HGM2019 chromosome 1, MsV1, whole genome shotgun sequence genomic DNA includes:
- the LOC131258380 gene encoding 26S proteasome non-ATPase regulatory subunit 12 homolog A-like isoform X4 — its product is MEGNLDASIESLLNVEKQMRLAGDVAGTKNAVIEIVKLCYEARAWKTLNDQIILLSKRRGQLKQAVTAMVQQAMQYIDETPDIEARIELIKTLNTVSAGKIYVEIERARLIKKLAKIKEEQGLIAEAADLMQEVAVETFGAMAKTEKIAFILEQVRLCLDRQDYVRAQILSRKISPRVFDADTSKEKKKPKEGDNIVEEAPADIPSLLELKRIYYELMIRYHSHSNDYLEICRSYKSIYEIPSVKDDPSQWIPLLRKICWYLVLSPYDPMQSSLLNSTLEDKNLSEIPNFRVLLKKLITMEVIQWTALWETYKDEFENEKNMLGGSLCDKAAEDLRQRIIEHNILVVSKYYSRITLKRLAELLCLSLQEAEKHLSEMVVSKSLVAKIDRPMGIVCFQVAKDSNDVLNSWAMNLEKLLDLVEKSCHQIHKETMVHKAALKV